One window of Arcobacter sp. CECT 8983 genomic DNA carries:
- the recR gene encoding recombination mediator RecR gives MKKGLEKFYNLVEAFESLPTIGKKSALRLAYHVTMNDHYSGIKIAHSIESALKSIKRCVKCGSMSEHEICEICLDDRRDSSKVCIVQSAKDIFLIEDSKQFDGLYFVIEELEVQSMERLVSFVEENVVREALFAITPSLSNDAFMLYIEDKLKDFNITFSKIAQGVPTGVSLENVDMLSLAKAIQSRVDI, from the coding sequence ATGAAAAAAGGTTTAGAAAAATTTTATAATTTAGTTGAAGCCTTTGAGTCTTTACCTACAATTGGTAAAAAATCTGCTTTAAGACTAGCTTATCATGTTACAATGAATGATCACTATAGTGGCATAAAAATAGCTCATAGTATTGAAAGTGCATTAAAAAGCATAAAAAGATGTGTTAAATGTGGTTCTATGAGTGAACATGAAATTTGTGAAATCTGTTTAGATGATAGAAGAGACTCATCAAAGGTATGCATTGTTCAAAGTGCAAAAGATATATTTTTAATAGAAGATTCAAAACAGTTTGATGGACTATATTTTGTTATTGAAGAACTAGAAGTACAGAGTATGGAAAGGCTAGTCTCTTTTGTGGAAGAAAATGTAGTAAGAGAAGCGCTTTTTGCAATTACTCCTTCTTTATCAAATGATGCATTTATGTTGTATATTGAAGATAAATTAAAAGATTTTAATATAACATTTTCAAAGATCGCCCAAGGTGTACCAACAGGTGTTAGTTTAGAAAATGTTGATATGTTATCTTTAGCAAAAGCGATACAAAGTAGGGTGGATATATAA